From the Callithrix jacchus isolate 240 chromosome 22, calJac240_pri, whole genome shotgun sequence genome, the window CTCCGAAGACTTCAGATTCCGAGAGTTGCGGAAACGCTACGAGGACCTGCTGATCAGGCTGCGGGCCAACCAGAGCTGGGAAGATTCGAACGGCGACCTCGTCCTGACCCCTGCTGTCCGGATACTCACGCCACAAGGTAAGTGAAATCTTGGAGATCCTCTCTTACCCCCAAGCGTCCCCCATATCTAACCAGTGGTTCTTTGCCTTGAAATGCCCAAACCCACCTTTGAACCTCAGTTGCTCCGCCTGTGCCCTGGGTAGGAACATTCTGGACCCCTTTAGGTCTGAAACCCGATGCCTCATCTGCACCCACAACGTGGGAGGTTATAACCCATCCCTAGATTGaaaatggggaaattgaggcacacGGATGCCAGGGACCCTCCTGAATGTGCATGGTGCCTGGGAAATTCGGGGTCGGGGTCGGGGTCGGGTGTGAGGTGTGGAGTATGGGGTGTGGGTATGGTCCCTGCCCTGGGCTGGGTCCAGGATCCAGGAAAAACGATGGGGGAATGGTTCGTGGATAGAGGTTTGTGATGGGCAGAGGCAGCTGGCACTGGTTCTGAATCTGATGTAATTGCTTGTCAAGGCACTGCTCAAGTCACATGCAGCAAGTGCCTTGTTCAGTGGGAGGAGATTATTGTCCCCAGCTCTGTACCTTCCACAGAGGCTCCAGGGGTGCAGGGCACAGGATGAGGTCTGGGCTGTGCTGGGACCCAGGACAGGGTCAGGTGGAAGGGTGCCCTCTTAGCCCACCCTAAACCCATCTGTGCTATGTGACTCCAGGCAAACCTCTGACCCTTGCTAGGCCTAGCAACTAGCTTAGGGTACCCTTAAACCCCAGTCTCCCCAGTCTCCCTGACACTTGCACTAGCCTGAGGGGTTATGATTCTTAGAGGCCTGGCAGTCTGGAATGGGATGGGCTTGGTACTCTTCATTTCTCgggattatgcctgtaattccagcactttgggagaccgaggtgggagcatcgcttgaggccaggacattgagaccagcctgggcaatatagtgagaccctatctctaacaaaaaagcttaaaaaaaattagtcggatgtgatagtgcatacctgtagtctcagttattcaggaggctgaggcaggaggatcacttgaacccccaAGACGGAGGCTGCGCTGAACCATGAGcacattgctgcactccagcctgggcaacatccaggccataattaattaataaatacgTGAAGTAAGTGAGCTTTTGACTGCCAGAAGAAAAGCAGCCCATGGCTGGAATCTCTAAACATCACATACACATTAATTCCTTCAAGTACTTACTAAGCATCTATTGTGTGCCAGCCGGTGTCAACCAAGCTGAGTCTAAGTAGGGAATATGAATGATTCACAACGAAATAAAACAGGGTGCTTCCAATTTTAGGCAGgttggaagggagaggaggagccaGCTGTGCTGAGATTCAGGAGAAATACCTTTTTTTCGagggagtcttcctctgttgcccagactggagtgcagtggcgcgatcccagcTCGCTGCAACCTGCGCCGCCCgtgttcatgcgattctcctgcctcaacctcccgagtggctgagatcacaggcgccggccaccacgcctggctaatttgttggtatttttagtagaagcggggatgtcaccatattggccaggctgattttgaactcctgacctcaagtcatccgccctcatcggccttccaaagtgctgttattacaggcttgagccaccgcgcccggcggggAGAAATGCTCTTGGTAGGGGAAGTAACTTGTGCAAAGGCGCCGTGGTGGGATCCAGCTTGACCTGTGGGTGACTAGCTTCTCTGTCTTCCCACAGTGCGCCTGGGGTCTGGCGGCCACCTGCATCTGCGCATCCCCCGGGCCGCCCTGCCCGAGGGGCTCCCCGAGGCCTCCCGACTTCACCGGGCTCTGTTCCGGCTGTCCCCGACGGCTTCAAGGTCGTGGGACGTGACGCGCCCGCTGCGGCGTCAGCTCAGACTTGCAAGACCCCAGGCGCCCGCGCTGCACCTGCGACTGTCGCCGCCGCCTTCGGACCAGCTGCTGGTAGCGTCTCGGGCCGCACGGCCCCAGCTGGAGCTGCACTTGCGGGCGCGCGCCGCCAGGGGGCGCCGCAGAGCGCGGGCGCGGGACGGGGACCACTGTCCGCTCGGGCCCGGGCGCTGCTGCCGCCTGCACACCGTCCGCGCGTCGCTGGAAGACCTGGGCTGGGCCGACTGGGTGCTGTCGCCGCGGGAGGTGCAAGTGAGCATGTGCATCGGCGCGTGCCCGAGCCAGTTCCGGGCGGCCAACATGCACGCGCAGATCAAGACTAGCCTGCACCGCCTGAAGCCCGACGCGGTGCCAGCGCCCTGCTGCGTGCCCGCCAGCTACAGTCCCATGGTGCTCCTGCAGAAGACGGACAGCGGGGTGTCGCTCCAGACCTACGACGACCTCTTAGCCAAAGACTGCCACTGTGCATGAGCAGCCCTGGTCCGCCACCGTGCAGGGGCGTGTGGGGGCGAGGCCTCGGTGGTCCCGGCCTGTGGAATGGGCTCAAGGGTCCTGGGGCACCCGATTCCTGCCCAAACAGCTGTATTTATATGtctgttatttattattaatttattgggGTGATCTTCCTGGGGACTGGGGGGCTGGGCTGATGGaactgtgtatttatttaaaagtctgGCGGTAAAAAATAAAGCTGTCCAAACCGTTCCCTGTGGTGTCCAGGATAAGGGAAAGTGACCTTGGGAAGATCCTCCTCTcccgggcctcagtttctccagggGACCTGGGATGGGGTGAGTGGAAAGGCTCAAGGCATGAGTGGGAAGATGTTCTCGGGGATGCCAGGACACCTGTGAGCTCCAAGAGCAGCCTTGGGCATTCCCGACCCTCTATTTCTCCATCTccctgcttttgtttcttttttatttttagactctgttgcctaggctggggtgcactgGTACAATCccggatcactgcagcctcaacctcccgggctccatggatcctcccacctcagccacctgagtagctgggactacaggcacctgccaccacgcccggggaatttctgtattttttgtagacactgggtttcgccatgctgcccaggctggtgttctGTTTCTGAAACAGCTGAGACCTGACCTCAGCTTCCCTCCGTCCCTCCATCCTTCCTAGTTCCTTAGAACGTCCCTTTTtaggggctggggcagagggaCCTGCCTCTGTCTCTTCCCACATGGGAGTCACCTTTCCACACAGGCAGCTCACAGCCAAGTCTATCTGCCACCAAGTGCCTTGTTTTGCAGCACTGTCCCCAGCCTGAGGGGTGAGTTCATCGCCTCTCCTGTTTCTGGCACTTCCATGTTAGTGACACctcattctttcttatataaACAGAGGGAGAAACAAATAAGCtgtgaagaatattttcataCACAACACGTGTCCCAGGTTACATATACTTCCTGTTTAGGATCTTGGAATTCCGAGGTGTGCTGAGtccagccccctccccacaccaaACTGCCTGTCCACCCTGAGTCTGAGAGGAATGGTGATGGGTGTCTTGGGGGACAGACTACCCACTTCCAGCAGTGAGGTATATCTGCTGGGAATGCCACCACCCAGAAGCCGTCCTGAATGACTGCAGGTGCCCCTTAACATATTCAGTGAGTATACCCACCTTATGCCAGGCCCTGGGCACAGCAGTGAGAAGACACACCAGAACCACCCCATATTTCAAAGCTCGGCTGAGTGAgtggcccaggagttggaggctgcagtgagctatgacagtgcccctgcagtccagcctgggcaacagagtgagacccgatGTCTTGGAAGAAGTTTCAGAGTGAGAAAAAGTGGAGGCAGGTGGCATTCTGGTGAAAGGACTGGTGCAGGAAAAGGAAACCTTCCGGAGGGAGGTGGTGTGGTCGGGAGGAGGCTCAGGGGAGCAGCATGGGAAAGGGCAGTGAGGTGGGCAGGGCTGGACCACACAGGTCCCCAACACCAGGCTGAACGTCCGGGACAATAGGGAGCCATGGAGGATGTGGAAGCAGGGGAGGGGCAAGATCTGATTCATGAGTTGTAAGATGGAAGTTAATGACGTCTGGGAGTCATTCACTCTGCCTGAGAAGAAACCTGGGACAGCTTCTCAGAGGAGGTGGCATTGCACCAGGGCCTTGAAGAACTTTCTCAAAATATTAGAGctaaagctatatatatataaaatggggccgggcacagtggctcacgcctgtaaccccagcactttgggaggccaaggtgggcagatcacttgaggtcaggagtttgagaccatcctggccaacatgccgaaactccgtctctactaaacatacaagaattagctgggcatggtggcaggtgcctgtaatccgagctactcagtacgctgaggcaggagaattgcttgaacctgggaggtggaggtggcggtgagctgagattgcaccactgcactgcagcctgggagacaagagcaaaactccgtctcaaaaagaaaagaaaaaggaaaaagaaagaaaagggaaggaataaagtaaggaagggagggagaaagggagggaggaagggagggaaggaggaagggagggagaaagggaaggaggaagggagggaaggaggaagggagggagaaagggagggaggaagggagggaaggaggaagggagggagaaagggagggaggaagggagggaaggaggaagggagggagaaagggaaggaggaagggagggaaggaggaagggagggagaaagggagggaggaagggagggaaggaggaagggagggagaaagggagggaggaagggagggaaggaggaagggagggaggaagggagggaggggaagaatccaggcatggtggttcacaccaaagaaagaaagggaaggaggaagggtgggaggaagggagggagaaagggagggaggaagggagagaggaagggagggaaggaggaagggagggagaaagggagggaggaagggagggaggggaagaatccaggcatggtggttcacaccaaagaaagaaaagaacagcaagaaaccaggaaggaaggaaagaaagaaagggaggaggaaggaaaaagaaagaaagagaaaaaaaggaagggagaaggaaagaaagaagctgggcgcggtggctcacacctgtaatcccagcattttgggagattgaggcaggtggatcgtctgaggtcaggagttcatggtgaaaccctgtctctactaaaaatataaaaattcgccAGGTATAGCGGTGGgcgctataatcccagctacttggggaggccgaggcaggaaaatcacttgaacccaggaggcagaggttgcagtgagccgagattgcgccactgctctccagcctgggtgacacagactttgcctcaggaaaaaaaaaaaaaagagggatggggtggggagcaaTTTGAGAGTCTCAGACGGAGACTTGGTCTTGGAGCTCATAAATCCTCACCTTGAGGAACCCACTCACCCTGAGCCAGCAGCCTCGCCAGCCTCAACGCATTTATTCAGCACGGCGGGCGCAGCCACAGGAGGGTGACAACAGGGTTCGCACAGTGACCCTCCTGCCCCCTTGTTGGGgatctctcctcctccccctctagGAGATGAGGGGGCTGAGGAGTGGCgtgagggatggggagggggtggCAGAGCCCCCCTGGGGCCTCAAAAATAGTTGTTTCCTGTCCTCATtcttcagatggggaaactgaggccagagaggggTTGGAATGCCCTGAGTCACCGGGCAAGGACTGGAGCGGGTCTGGGTGGAGGTTGGGACATCTTGGGCTCAGCGCCCGGGGATCACGTACTCCTCGTCATCGACTGGGGCCCGGCCCAGTGACTGCAGGTTGCAGTAGACAGGCTGGGAGGCCAGGTTGACGTCCTCGTAGTTCATGTAAAAGTCACTGTCCTCTGAAGGGTGAGCCCTGTGGGGACAGACAGACCAAGGGtaggtggagaaggaggaggactcGGGGTAGGCACATGAGCTTCGAGAAGTTCAGAGTGGGCC encodes:
- the GDF15 gene encoding growth/differentiation factor 15 yields the protein MPGQEPETLTGSQMLLVLLVLSWPPHGSALSLAERSRASVSGPSDLHSEDFRFRELRKRYEDLLIRLRANQSWEDSNGDLVLTPAVRILTPQVRLGSGGHLHLRIPRAALPEGLPEASRLHRALFRLSPTASRSWDVTRPLRRQLRLARPQAPALHLRLSPPPSDQLLVASRAARPQLELHLRARAARGRRRARARDGDHCPLGPGRCCRLHTVRASLEDLGWADWVLSPREVQVSMCIGACPSQFRAANMHAQIKTSLHRLKPDAVPAPCCVPASYSPMVLLQKTDSGVSLQTYDDLLAKDCHCA